In a single window of the Candidatus Celerinatantimonas neptuna genome:
- the treC gene encoding Trehalose-6-phosphate hydrolase, whose translation MCNNEIPWWQDGVIYQIYPKSFQDTTGSGQGDLQGVIKRLNYLQELEVSAIWLTPIYPSPQVDNGYDVSDYQSIDPSYGTLDDFDELVTNVHQRGIRIVMDMVFNHTSIEHPWFKQASESRDNPYRSYYIWHDGDIHSPPNNWCSKFGGNAWQWHEATQQYYLHLFAPQQADLNWENNQVRESLRAICRFWAERGIDGLRLDVVNLVSKQPGFEDDGQGDGRRFYTDGPRIHEFLQEMNRDAFNPLQLMTVGEMSSTTLEHCQRYSSLEGHELSMTFNFHHLKVDYAQGEKWTIAEPDFVALKAIFQHWQQGMYQQAWNALFWCNHDQPRVVSRFGDDGIYRIQSAKTLAMLLHGMQGTPFIYQGEEIGMSNPGFTQIEQYRDIESLNMYDELASCHSQAHRLAVLACKSRDNSRTPMPWDDTLNGGFTDGHPWIELAKNNSSVNVKAALADPDSVFYCYRQLIRLRRSLLLMTYGDYHDLLPEHPFLWIYVRQWQGQQLLVMANLKAQCIPVPLPDTIVDCHWQLLLNNGLPEDTCVCDEMVLPAFSAAYWFCE comes from the coding sequence ATGTGTAACAACGAAATACCATGGTGGCAGGATGGTGTCATCTATCAGATATATCCAAAGAGTTTTCAGGATACAACAGGAAGTGGTCAGGGTGATTTACAGGGTGTTATTAAACGACTGAATTATCTCCAGGAACTTGAAGTTTCAGCTATCTGGCTGACTCCAATTTACCCATCGCCACAAGTGGATAACGGCTATGACGTCAGTGATTATCAATCGATCGATCCAAGTTATGGAACATTAGATGATTTTGATGAATTGGTTACTAATGTGCATCAGCGAGGGATCCGAATCGTCATGGATATGGTCTTTAACCACACATCAATAGAGCATCCTTGGTTCAAACAAGCAAGTGAATCGCGGGATAATCCGTATCGATCTTATTACATCTGGCATGATGGTGATATTCATTCGCCTCCTAATAACTGGTGTTCTAAGTTCGGCGGCAATGCCTGGCAGTGGCATGAAGCAACTCAGCAATATTACTTGCATCTTTTTGCACCGCAACAGGCTGATTTGAACTGGGAAAATAACCAGGTCAGGGAATCACTCAGGGCTATATGTCGGTTTTGGGCTGAACGAGGAATCGACGGGTTACGATTGGATGTGGTGAATTTGGTTTCCAAACAACCTGGCTTTGAGGATGACGGCCAAGGGGATGGACGGCGCTTTTATACAGATGGGCCCCGAATTCATGAATTTCTTCAAGAGATGAACCGTGATGCCTTTAACCCGTTACAACTCATGACGGTGGGGGAAATGTCTTCGACAACGTTAGAACATTGCCAGCGTTATTCATCATTAGAAGGGCATGAATTATCAATGACGTTCAATTTTCACCATCTGAAAGTCGATTATGCTCAGGGTGAAAAATGGACCATAGCTGAACCTGATTTCGTTGCATTGAAAGCGATTTTTCAACATTGGCAGCAGGGGATGTATCAGCAGGCCTGGAATGCGTTGTTCTGGTGTAATCATGATCAGCCCAGAGTGGTGTCCCGTTTTGGTGATGATGGTATCTATCGGATTCAATCCGCAAAGACGCTTGCGATGTTACTTCATGGTATGCAAGGCACGCCGTTTATCTATCAGGGGGAAGAAATTGGCATGAGTAATCCTGGTTTTACTCAGATCGAGCAATACCGGGATATTGAAAGTCTGAATATGTATGATGAACTGGCTTCTTGCCATAGTCAGGCTCATCGATTAGCGGTTTTAGCCTGTAAATCGCGAGATAACAGTCGTACGCCGATGCCTTGGGATGACACTCTCAATGGAGGATTTACCGATGGTCATCCCTGGATTGAATTAGCGAAGAACAATTCTAGTGTTAACGTGAAAGCTGCGTTGGCCGATCCTGATTCGGTATTTTATTGTTATCGGCAGCTTATCCGGTTACGGCGTTCCCTGCTTTTGATGACGTATGGGGATTATCATGATTTACTACCCGAGCATCCATTTTTATGGATCTATGTGCGACAATGGCAGGGACAACAGTTGTTGGTCATGGCTAATTTGAAGGCACAATGCATACCGGTGCCTTTACCCGACACTATTGTGGATTGTCATTGGCAACTTTTATTGAACAATGGCTTGCCCGAAGATACCTGTGTGTGTGATGAGATGGTTTTACCCGCATTTTCTGCTGCTTATTGGTTCTGTGAATGA
- the treB gene encoding PTS system trehalose-specific EIIBC component has translation MGKVNQKDIDRLIQLVGGNDNIATVTHCITRLRFVLNDPAKADPKAIETLKMVKGCFTNAGQFQVVIGPEVGSYYERLLQSTGQQSASKAQAKIAARNNMKWHERAISHFAEIFFPLLPALISGGLILGFRNVIGDIPFADGKTLAQLHPVWKTIYDFLWLLGEAIFFYLPVGICWSAVKKMGGTPILGIVLGITLVSPQLMNSYLLGHQTPEVWNFGWFTIAKVGYQAQVIPSLLAGLMLGWLELRLKRLVPDYLYLVVVPVVSLLVAVFLAHAVIGPIGREIGSGVAWAVREMMTGRMAPIGGALFGFLYAPLVITGVHQTTLAIDMQMIQSMGGTPVWPLIALSNIAQGASVVGIILVSRKQNERDVSVPAAISAFLGVTEPAMYGINLKYRFPMLCAMIGSALSGLICGLNGVLANGIGVGGLPGILSIQPRFWEVYAFAMLVAIVVPIVLTLFIYQRKSRQTHSGGVGVE, from the coding sequence ATGGGTAAGGTCAATCAGAAAGATATTGATCGTTTAATTCAGTTGGTTGGAGGAAATGACAATATCGCAACAGTCACACACTGTATTACCCGACTTCGTTTTGTTCTAAATGATCCAGCCAAGGCGGATCCGAAGGCCATTGAAACATTAAAAATGGTAAAGGGATGCTTTACCAATGCTGGTCAGTTTCAGGTTGTGATTGGGCCTGAAGTCGGTTCTTACTATGAACGATTATTGCAATCGACCGGGCAACAAAGTGCTAGTAAAGCCCAGGCGAAGATTGCTGCCCGTAATAATATGAAATGGCATGAACGGGCTATTTCACATTTCGCAGAGATTTTTTTCCCATTGCTTCCTGCGTTGATTAGCGGTGGGTTGATTTTAGGTTTTCGTAATGTCATCGGTGATATTCCGTTTGCTGATGGTAAAACGTTGGCTCAACTCCACCCGGTCTGGAAAACCATTTATGATTTTTTATGGTTGTTGGGCGAAGCTATTTTCTTCTATTTGCCTGTCGGGATCTGCTGGTCTGCTGTTAAAAAGATGGGCGGCACCCCGATTCTTGGGATTGTGCTGGGCATTACGCTGGTTTCACCACAGTTGATGAATTCATATTTATTAGGCCATCAGACACCAGAAGTCTGGAATTTTGGATGGTTTACGATTGCCAAAGTTGGGTATCAGGCGCAGGTGATTCCATCATTACTTGCCGGGTTGATGCTCGGTTGGTTGGAGCTTCGGCTTAAACGACTTGTTCCGGATTATTTGTATCTGGTGGTCGTACCTGTTGTTTCTTTATTAGTTGCTGTTTTTCTTGCTCATGCCGTGATCGGTCCTATTGGAAGGGAAATTGGCAGCGGGGTGGCCTGGGCTGTTCGGGAGATGATGACTGGACGTATGGCACCGATTGGTGGTGCTCTGTTTGGCTTTTTGTATGCACCTCTGGTGATTACAGGTGTTCATCAGACGACCTTGGCCATTGATATGCAGATGATTCAGAGCATGGGCGGAACTCCGGTATGGCCATTGATTGCGCTATCGAATATAGCTCAGGGTGCATCTGTTGTTGGCATTATTTTGGTTAGCCGAAAACAAAATGAACGTGATGTTTCGGTCCCTGCGGCTATTTCAGCGTTCTTGGGGGTGACGGAGCCTGCTATGTACGGAATTAATCTGAAATATCGCTTTCCTATGTTGTGCGCCATGATCGGATCTGCTTTATCGGGTCTGATTTGTGGGTTGAACGGTGTTTTAGCAAACGGTATCGGTGTCGGCGGGCTCCCCGGCATTTTATCGATTCAACCTCGTTTTTGGGAAGTCTATGCGTTCGCTATGCTGGTGGCGATCGTCGTTCCAATTGTTCTGACTTTATTCATATATCAACGTAAATCCCGCCAGACACATTCAGGGGGTGTTGGTGTCGAGTGA
- the treR gene encoding HTH-type transcriptional regulator TreR gives MQHLTIKDIARLSGVGKSTVSRVLNHESGVRDKTREHVEAVIRQYGFTPLKSARAMRGQSDNVVVIIVSRLSSLSENVAVSEMLPLFYQQGYDPILMESQFCAERVEEHLQRLQRRRVDGIILFGFNGLDESILAPWRAKLVIMAREVAGFTSVCYDDEGAIRLLMDELYRHGHREISYLGVKEGDPTTGAKRYQAYQTCCHDYGLSPKAVLTGLSYQQGYQQVREVVTEQTSALVCATDNLALGASKFLFEDQREGVQLSSIGYTPLVRFMLPHMLTVDPGYQEAGRLAAFQLMGQIEQIEDIHPITVPCQLK, from the coding sequence ATGCAACATTTAACAATTAAAGATATTGCTCGCTTAAGTGGCGTGGGAAAGTCAACGGTTTCCCGTGTGCTAAATCATGAGTCGGGAGTTCGTGACAAGACACGTGAGCATGTCGAAGCTGTGATTCGCCAATATGGTTTCACGCCATTGAAATCAGCCCGGGCGATGCGTGGTCAGAGTGATAATGTGGTCGTAATCATTGTTTCTCGATTATCGTCACTTTCTGAAAATGTAGCGGTGAGTGAAATGCTGCCATTATTTTATCAGCAAGGTTATGACCCGATATTAATGGAAAGTCAGTTCTGTGCTGAGCGGGTCGAAGAGCATTTACAGCGGCTTCAGAGACGCCGGGTTGATGGAATTATTCTTTTTGGATTTAATGGTCTCGATGAATCGATATTAGCACCATGGAGGGCAAAGCTAGTGATTATGGCTCGGGAAGTGGCTGGGTTTACATCGGTTTGTTATGACGATGAAGGTGCTATTCGGTTGCTTATGGACGAATTATATCGACATGGTCATCGTGAAATCAGTTACTTGGGGGTAAAAGAAGGGGACCCAACCACTGGCGCAAAGCGTTATCAGGCATATCAGACCTGTTGCCATGATTATGGCCTATCTCCTAAGGCAGTATTGACGGGGCTGTCATATCAGCAAGGATATCAGCAGGTTCGTGAGGTCGTGACAGAGCAGACTTCAGCTCTCGTTTGTGCGACAGATAACTTGGCATTAGGTGCAAGTAAATTTCTGTTTGAAGATCAGCGGGAAGGAGTCCAGCTTTCCAGTATCGGCTATACCCCGTTAGTTCGGTTTATGCTGCCTCATATGTTGACTGTCGATCCGGGATATCAGGAAGCAGGGCGATTAGCTGCGTTTCAATTGATGGGGCAGATTGAGCAGATTGAAGACATCCATCCCATTACAGTGCCATGCCAACTGAAATAA
- the gpmB gene encoding phosphoglycerate mutase GpmB: protein MGAKRLYIVRHGQTQFNAEQRLQGQCNSDLTVLGQKQAQAIGRSLAQKVNLNEWPVICSPLGRAVETARWITAELGGSPESIRTDKRLMEFSLGDWEAKAAPEIKAMHPEFAERRDWYLEAPNAESLQAVKQRLHHWLDDAEIPEQVIVISHALTGSVLRGILTCLPDSDIFLQPRPQDGYFYVDEGVISQFDCL from the coding sequence ATGGGTGCAAAACGACTCTATATTGTTCGTCACGGACAGACACAGTTTAATGCCGAGCAGCGACTTCAGGGGCAGTGTAATTCAGATTTAACTGTATTAGGGCAGAAACAAGCTCAGGCAATAGGGCGATCTTTAGCGCAAAAAGTGAATCTTAATGAATGGCCTGTTATCTGTAGCCCTTTAGGGCGGGCGGTTGAAACAGCCCGATGGATAACCGCCGAATTGGGTGGTTCACCCGAGTCAATTCGAACCGATAAACGGTTGATGGAGTTTTCATTAGGTGATTGGGAAGCTAAGGCTGCTCCTGAGATTAAAGCCATGCATCCAGAATTTGCTGAGCGTCGGGACTGGTATCTGGAAGCACCTAATGCAGAATCATTACAGGCTGTGAAACAGCGACTTCATCATTGGTTGGATGATGCGGAAATACCAGAACAAGTGATCGTGATCAGTCATGCATTGACCGGATCTGTTTTAAGAGGAATTCTTACTTGTTTACCTGATTCAGATATCTTTTTACAGCCGCGTCCTCAAGATGGTTACTTCTATGTAGATGAAGGCGTCATAAGTCAATTTGATTGCCTCTAA